ACTTCGTCATCTTCACTTCACCGGCGAGCGAAATGTCCTTCGTTCGCGCCAGCCCCTCCTCGAGCGAGACGGTCAGCATCATGCGCGCAAGCGGCGCTCCAGGGCACTTATGCGGGCCTTCGCCGAACGCGATGTGGCGATGGATGTTCGGACGGTTCAGGATGAATCGGTCGCCGTCCGGAAAGATCGCCTCGTCGCGGTTGGCCGACGTGTAGACAAGCGCGATCGGCTCGTCTTTCTTGATCAGGCGGCCGCCGATGACGACGTCGCGTTTCGGCGTGCGCGCCATACCGCGATACGGCGTCAAAAGCCGCAAATACTCCTCCGTCGCGGCCGGAATGAGCGACGGATTTTCGCGCAGCTCGCGCTGAATGTCCTTGTGTGTCGCCAGATGGACGAAAATACTGCCGAGAATGACGCTCGGCGCCACCATGCCAGTGACGAGCAGCTGGCGCACGCAGCCGAGCACCATGTCTTCCGGCAGTGGCCTGCCCTCGTACGTCGCCTCGAGCAAAGCGGCGGTCAGATCGTCGTCGGGACTCATCGGGTTCGCCTTGCGCTCTGCAATAATCGTGCGGGCGATGTCGTAAAGCTTCAGGCTGAGCGACTTGACGGTTTCGTCGTCCATTTCCTGGATCGCTTTGACGTAGGCCGCGCTGATTTCCTTAATGTTTACTGACAACGACTTCGGCACATTGAAAAATTCAGCGAACACATACGGTGGAAACCGGTTGGCGTATTCCAGCGAAAAGTCGCCCTCGCCCTTGTCGACGAGCGCTTGCATCAATTCCGCCGCGTCGCGCCGCACTTTCGGCGCAAGCGCCGCCATTTTCTCGTCCGTGAAAAACCGATTGATGACGCGCCGGTAGGCGGAATGTTCCGGCGGATCGAAATGAAGCGGCGGCCTGCGCCCCGTGAACGCGAATTTCGGAACGGTGTTCTGCACCGATGTCGTGAACGTCTGGTAGTCTTTCAGCACGTTTACGACGTCTTCATAGCGGAACAGCGCCCAAAAACCGTTGTAGGCACGGCTGTGCGCCACCGGACATTCGGCGCGCAGCCGCCTGTATTCTTCATGCGCGCTCGTGAACGTCTCCGGCACGGTCGGGTCGAAATCGTGCGTCAACCGTTCGTCATCCGTCGTGCGTTCCATGGCGCGTGTCCCTCCTTCATCTGGCGTTTGCCGCAAGGCGACGGTCGTGCGACCGAGAACGGCTTGGATCGGAAAACGGCCGTGCGACGGCCACCGGCCCGTGCGGTTCGTCGCCGACGCGGCTCATCGCGTCATACGAGCGTTTTCCGGCGTCCAATACACCATGAACGTGCGGTGGAACCCGTCGTCCGCGACGTTTTTGCGTTTGACGGTCGTCGCGATGCCGACGAAAAGCGGCGCCGCCAGCGCG
The sequence above is drawn from the Candidatus Reconcilbacillus cellulovorans genome and encodes:
- a CDS encoding cytochrome, whose translation is MERTTDDERLTHDFDPTVPETFTSAHEEYRRLRAECPVAHSRAYNGFWALFRYEDVVNVLKDYQTFTTSVQNTVPKFAFTGRRPPLHFDPPEHSAYRRVINRFFTDEKMAALAPKVRRDAAELMQALVDKGEGDFSLEYANRFPPYVFAEFFNVPKSLSVNIKEISAAYVKAIQEMDDETVKSLSLKLYDIARTIIAERKANPMSPDDDLTAALLEATYEGRPLPEDMVLGCVRQLLVTGMVAPSVILGSIFVHLATHKDIQRELRENPSLIPAATEEYLRLLTPYRGMARTPKRDVVIGGRLIKKDEPIALVYTSANRDEAIFPDGDRFILNRPNIHRHIAFGEGPHKCPGAPLARMMLTVSLEEGLARTKDISLAGEVKMTKWAEWGVLSAPMTFVPADRR